A window of the Tachyglossus aculeatus isolate mTacAcu1 chromosome 2, mTacAcu1.pri, whole genome shotgun sequence genome harbors these coding sequences:
- the LOC119943387 gene encoding olfactory receptor 52D1-like translates to MSLSNSSDALLDTFFLVGIPGLEAVHIWISIPFCFMYFAALLGDSTLIAIIIIEHSLHKPMYIFLSVLSATDLALSSTTVPKMLQILWFGDGSISFGGCLTQMFFIHTVFALESFILLAMAFDRYMAICHPLRYASVLMPQAIGKTGIMDIIRSVAIVSPLIFLLKCLPYCGHRLIPHTYCEHMGIARLACSDITVNIVYGLTVVLLAMGLDAVLISVSYVQILCTVFRLPSHEARRKALNTCGSHLCVILIFYIPAFFSFLTHRFGHHIPHHVHIFLANLYVLVPPMLNPIVYGVNTKEIRKQVLKIFLLKRGEF, encoded by the coding sequence ATGTCCCTTTCCAATAGCAGTGATGCCCTTCTGGATACGTTCTTCCTGGTAGGCATCCCTGGGCTAGAAGCTGTGCATATCTGGATCTCCATCCCATTCTGCTTCATGTACTTTGCTGCCCTGCTTGGGGACTCCACCctcattgccatcatcatcattgagcacAGCCTCCACAAGCCCATGTACATCTTCCTCTCTGTGCTCTCTGCCACTGATCTCGCCCTCAGCTCCACCACGGTGCCCAAGATGCTTCAGATCCTGTGGTTTGGGGACGGGAGCATCTCCTTCGGTGGCTGCCTGACCCAGATGTTCTTCATCCACACCGTCTTTGCCCTGGAGTCCTTCATTCTCCTGGCCATGGCCTTTGATCGCTACATGGCCATTTGCCACCCGCTGCGTTATGCTTCAGTTCTGATGCCCCAGGCCATTGGGAAGACTGGCATCATGGACATCATCCGCAGCGTGGCCATCGTGTCCCCATTGATCTTCCTTCTCAAGTGTCTGCCATACTGCGGCCACCGGCTTATCCCCCACACATACTGCGAGCACATGGGCATCGCCAGGCTGGCCTGCAGCGACATCACTGTGAACATCGTGTATGGCCTGACCGTTGTCCTCCTCGCCATGGGACTGGACGCTGTGCTCATTTCTGTATCGTATGTGCAGATCCTCTGCACTGTCTTCAGGCTCCCTTCCCACGAGGCCCGGCGTAAAGCCCTCAACACCTGCGGCTCCCACCTCTGCGTCATCCTCATCTTCTACATCCCGGCCTTCTTCTCTTTCCTGACCCACCGCTTCGGGCACCATATCCCTCACCACGTTCACATATTCCTGGCCAACCTTTACGTGCTGGTCCCACCTATGCTGAACCCCATTGTCTACGGGGTGAACACCAAGGAGATCCGTAAGCAGGTTCTGAAGATATTCCTCCTTAAGAGGGGAGAGTTCTGA